From Pseudoxanthomonas sp. YR558, the proteins below share one genomic window:
- a CDS encoding glycosyltransferase, whose product MSMSWADLRFMLERTRGLFRRGLASLRTRGLSATWARVRRQFAQHPRLPPGALYRPAEAAFAPFTVPSSDAPRVSIVIPVYNQALHTLGCLRALAEHPPAAACEVIVVDDGSQDETRAWMQAIGGLRYHLRATNGGFIAACNDGAALAQGTYLVFLNNDTFPQPGWLDALLDTFGAWPEAGLVGAQLVYPDGRLQEAGGVVFDDGSAWNYGRFESPDDPCYTSVRDADYCSGAAIMLPTALFREIGGFDTRYAPAYYEDTDLAFAVRARGYRVLYQPASRVVHLEGITAGTDTGSGAKAYQVRNRGVFAQKWADALTRQAAAGTLPSPAVLARGRRQVLIVDSETPRPRHDSASLRMANLMRMLVGEGAHVVFLPADLRHAGTDTAALRQHGVETWHAPFVGSVASWLREHGPRFDVVMLSRHYVAAEFLPLVRRFAPQARIVFDTVDLHFLRETRGADVAGDETLRRSAQKTRERELALMRQADTTLVVSPAERDMLSALLPTAQVDVLSNLHELADDGAPFAQRHDIVFVGGFRHPPNVDAVLWFGRDIFPDIRTGLPGVRFHCIGAEPPAEVLALQEQPGIVVHGHVPDIAPYMEGARVAVAPLRFGAGVKGKVNLSMAHGQPVVATPCAVEGMHLVDGHDVLVAESADAFVGAVVRLYEDAPLWERLSVNGRENIRRHFSLDAAREVVRRVFLD is encoded by the coding sequence ATGTCGATGTCGTGGGCGGACCTGCGCTTCATGCTGGAACGCACCCGCGGCTTGTTCCGGCGCGGGCTGGCCAGCCTGCGCACGCGGGGCCTGTCGGCGACCTGGGCACGGGTAAGACGCCAGTTCGCGCAGCACCCGAGGCTTCCGCCCGGCGCGCTCTACCGCCCCGCCGAGGCGGCGTTCGCACCGTTCACGGTTCCGTCCAGCGACGCACCACGCGTCAGTATCGTGATCCCGGTCTACAACCAGGCCCTGCATACGCTGGGCTGCCTGCGCGCATTGGCCGAGCATCCGCCGGCGGCCGCCTGCGAGGTCATCGTCGTCGACGATGGGTCGCAGGACGAAACCCGTGCGTGGATGCAAGCGATCGGCGGGCTACGCTACCATCTGCGCGCCACCAACGGCGGCTTCATCGCGGCGTGCAACGACGGGGCCGCGCTGGCGCAGGGCACCTACCTCGTCTTCCTCAACAACGACACCTTCCCGCAACCGGGCTGGCTGGATGCGCTGCTCGACACGTTCGGCGCCTGGCCCGAAGCAGGCCTTGTCGGTGCGCAGCTGGTCTACCCGGATGGTCGCTTGCAGGAAGCGGGCGGCGTGGTCTTCGACGACGGATCGGCATGGAACTACGGGCGCTTCGAGTCGCCCGACGACCCGTGCTACACCAGTGTGCGCGATGCGGATTACTGCTCCGGCGCAGCCATCATGCTGCCCACCGCGCTGTTCCGCGAGATCGGCGGCTTCGACACACGCTATGCGCCGGCCTACTACGAAGACACGGATCTCGCGTTCGCCGTGCGCGCTCGCGGCTATCGCGTGCTCTACCAGCCAGCCTCGCGCGTGGTGCACCTGGAAGGCATCACCGCCGGTACGGACACTGGCAGCGGCGCGAAGGCCTATCAGGTCCGCAACCGCGGCGTATTCGCGCAGAAGTGGGCCGACGCGCTCACCCGGCAAGCGGCGGCGGGCACGCTGCCCTCGCCGGCCGTGCTGGCTCGCGGGCGAAGGCAAGTGCTCATCGTGGATTCCGAAACGCCCCGCCCCCGGCATGATTCCGCATCGCTGCGCATGGCCAACCTCATGCGCATGCTGGTTGGCGAAGGCGCGCATGTGGTCTTCCTGCCGGCGGATCTGCGCCATGCCGGCACCGATACCGCAGCACTCCGCCAGCACGGCGTCGAAACCTGGCACGCACCGTTCGTCGGTAGCGTGGCGTCCTGGCTGCGCGAGCACGGTCCACGCTTCGACGTGGTGATGCTGTCCCGCCACTACGTCGCCGCCGAGTTCCTGCCGCTCGTGCGCCGGTTCGCACCGCAGGCACGGATCGTGTTCGACACGGTGGACCTGCACTTCCTTCGCGAAACCCGCGGTGCGGATGTGGCCGGCGATGAGACGCTTCGCCGCAGTGCGCAGAAGACGCGCGAACGCGAACTCGCGCTGATGCGCCAGGCGGATACGACGCTGGTCGTCAGTCCTGCGGAGCGCGACATGTTGTCCGCGCTGCTGCCCACGGCGCAGGTCGACGTGCTGTCGAACCTGCACGAACTCGCGGACGATGGCGCACCCTTCGCGCAGCGCCACGACATCGTGTTCGTCGGCGGTTTCCGCCATCCACCGAATGTCGACGCCGTGTTGTGGTTCGGCCGCGACATCTTCCCCGATATCCGCACCGGGCTGCCCGGCGTCCGCTTCCACTGCATCGGCGCCGAGCCTCCGGCGGAGGTCCTCGCGCTGCAGGAACAGCCCGGCATCGTCGTGCACGGGCACGTGCCGGATATCGCGCCCTACATGGAGGGCGCCCGCGTCGCCGTCGCGCCGCTGCGCTTCGGCGCCGGGGTGAAGGGAAAAGTGAACCTGAGCATGGCGCATGGCCAACCCGTGGTGGCGACGCCCTGCGCGGTCGAAGGCATGCATCTCGTGGACGGACATGACGTACTCGTCGCAGAGTCCGCCGATGCCTTCGTCGGCGCGGTGGTTCGCCTCTACGAAGACGCTCCGCTGTGGGAGCGCCTATCGGTGAACGGGCGCGAGAACATACGCCGACACTTTTCGCTTGACGCAGCGCGCGAGGTGGTGCGGCGCGTTTTCTTGGACTGA
- a CDS encoding bifunctional (p)ppGpp synthetase/guanosine-3',5'-bis(diphosphate) 3'-pyrophosphohydrolase has product MVSPVHDIATLLRRPALQVLPATLRDALAEAATHEGADAGMPDAPSVAADTLDTLAALSADGDVLLAALLYAVPALQKAVPAGKPIPGLADLLEGQAAAAQVWALHAEQARGANTEGLRRLLLAIVRDLRVVPILLARQLARMRAAGSLPEEQRQALARLTRDIHAPLANRLGIWQLKWELEDLAFRYLQPQTYKQIASQLDEKRTGRERYIAVVIGSLQAALAEHGIHAEISGRPKHIYSIWRKMQRKQVSFDELYDLRAVRIAVGDVASCYAALGIVHALWAPIPSEFDDYIARPKANDYRSLHTAVVGPEGRTLEVQIRTHEMHAQAELGVAAHWKYKEGKAGGDAFDRKIAWMRRLLDSAGDAQGESSLAGDLDAELVEDRVYALTPKGEVVDLPQGGTVLDFAYHVHTMVGHRTRGAKVNGRIVPLNHVLVSGDRVEIMTSKEPEPRRDWLLPANGFLASGRSRDKVRAWFHKLDRARNLHAGRELLDKELKRLGLHQADLAGVAKKFHAESIDDLYLQVALGDVGPHQVGRALHEEQRAAAEPDVAALPVRRPPRKVAAPGKSKFTVEGVGNLLVQLARCCQPVPGEAIAGYLTRGRGVTVHRTDCPSFVRLAATSPQRVLPVEWGQAGGGYEVDVQVTAIDRKWLLKDITTLIAQEEANVLEINSQGNRASGRVHLRLRLKVADFGQLSTLLGKLDALPGVEDARRSG; this is encoded by the coding sequence ATGGTGTCCCCCGTTCACGACATCGCCACGTTGCTGCGAAGGCCGGCGCTGCAGGTGCTGCCGGCCACGCTGCGGGACGCGCTCGCCGAAGCGGCGACGCACGAAGGCGCGGACGCCGGCATGCCCGATGCGCCGAGCGTGGCGGCCGACACGCTGGATACGCTTGCCGCGTTGTCCGCGGACGGTGATGTCCTGCTGGCAGCGCTCCTGTATGCGGTTCCTGCGCTGCAGAAGGCGGTCCCGGCCGGCAAGCCTATCCCGGGCCTGGCCGATCTCCTGGAAGGGCAGGCGGCTGCGGCTCAAGTCTGGGCGCTGCACGCGGAACAGGCGCGCGGCGCGAACACCGAAGGGCTGCGACGGCTCCTGCTGGCGATCGTGCGCGATCTCCGCGTGGTGCCGATCCTGCTGGCGCGCCAACTGGCCCGGATGCGGGCGGCGGGCAGCCTGCCCGAAGAACAGCGTCAGGCCCTGGCGCGACTGACACGCGATATCCATGCGCCGCTGGCCAACCGCCTGGGCATCTGGCAGCTCAAGTGGGAACTCGAAGACCTCGCGTTCCGTTATCTGCAGCCGCAGACCTACAAGCAGATCGCCTCCCAGCTCGACGAGAAGCGCACCGGCCGCGAGCGCTACATCGCGGTGGTGATCGGCAGCCTGCAGGCGGCGTTGGCCGAGCACGGCATCCATGCCGAGATCAGCGGCAGGCCGAAGCACATCTACAGCATCTGGCGGAAGATGCAGCGCAAGCAGGTTTCGTTCGACGAGCTTTATGACCTGCGCGCGGTGCGCATCGCGGTCGGCGACGTGGCCTCGTGCTATGCCGCGCTGGGTATCGTGCACGCGCTATGGGCGCCGATCCCCAGCGAGTTCGACGACTACATCGCGCGCCCGAAGGCCAACGATTACCGGTCGCTGCATACCGCTGTGGTCGGCCCGGAGGGACGCACGCTGGAAGTGCAGATCCGTACGCACGAGATGCACGCGCAGGCCGAACTGGGTGTGGCCGCGCACTGGAAGTACAAGGAAGGGAAGGCAGGCGGCGATGCCTTCGACCGCAAGATCGCATGGATGCGCAGGCTGCTCGACAGCGCCGGCGACGCACAGGGCGAGAGTTCTCTGGCTGGCGACCTAGATGCGGAACTGGTCGAGGACCGCGTCTACGCACTCACGCCGAAGGGCGAGGTAGTGGACCTGCCACAGGGCGGCACCGTGCTCGATTTCGCGTACCACGTGCACACGATGGTGGGCCATCGCACACGCGGTGCGAAGGTCAACGGCCGCATCGTCCCGTTGAACCATGTGCTGGTCAGCGGGGACCGGGTCGAGATCATGACCTCGAAGGAACCCGAACCGCGCCGCGACTGGTTGCTGCCGGCCAATGGATTCCTCGCCAGTGGACGTTCCCGCGACAAGGTGCGCGCGTGGTTCCACAAGCTGGATCGCGCGCGCAACCTGCACGCCGGTCGAGAGTTGCTGGATAAAGAACTCAAACGGCTGGGCCTACACCAGGCCGACCTTGCGGGCGTAGCGAAGAAATTCCATGCCGAGAGCATCGACGATCTGTACCTCCAGGTCGCGCTGGGGGACGTGGGACCGCACCAGGTGGGTCGAGCGTTGCACGAAGAGCAGCGCGCCGCCGCCGAGCCCGATGTCGCCGCGTTGCCGGTCCGCAGGCCGCCGCGCAAGGTGGCCGCGCCGGGCAAGTCGAAATTCACGGTCGAAGGCGTCGGCAACCTGTTGGTACAGCTGGCCCGTTGCTGTCAGCCTGTTCCTGGCGAGGCGATCGCCGGCTACCTCACCCGCGGGCGCGGCGTCACCGTGCATCGCACGGATTGCCCATCGTTCGTGCGGCTTGCGGCCACCAGCCCTCAGCGCGTGCTGCCTGTGGAGTGGGGCCAGGCGGGGGGCGGTTACGAAGTCGATGTGCAGGTCACGGCGATCGACCGCAAGTGGCTGCTCAAGGACATCACCACCCTGATCGCGCAGGAAGAGGCCAACGTGCTGGAGATCAATAGCCAGGGCAACCGTGCCAGCGGTCGCGTCCATCTGCGCCTGCGCTTGAAGGTGGCCGATTTCGGCCAGCTCTCCACACTGTTGGGCAAGCTCGATGCGCTGCCGGGTGTGGAAGACGCACGGCGTTCAGGCTGA